From a single Notolabrus celidotus isolate fNotCel1 chromosome 7, fNotCel1.pri, whole genome shotgun sequence genomic region:
- the LOC117815923 gene encoding sterile alpha motif domain-containing protein 9-like, with product MNLEEGLPPDINNQDKRQMKEKLEVMDNLPGSPCRPYQFGYYHDTHRYIENYILNVTESGPLDLIEPCHEFKAFVNVTDETRMGKFSYEVIRFASACMNSRTNGTIHFGIGDNPDFIHGQVLGVVVKDKEAFIHKLKKAIDYCFELRYKQDAQSCIRTPRFVEVLNKNQTSSYKCVIEVDIVPESLICEENFYCVVNLDELIDKKKGKERVPKTKSRKLFVRDGGSSRNLLSKVTSDTPMVVYDKFNAGRSKLFDRRKQAELKVIKSSTQGSRLSYMITGGSLSLDKSQVLYFKKYLIVANKSHPMQLKSLGFLTELNPTAVLDFDPESATNGLQRHLAKQSTVFVNLPVRYKVKKKGVQDIAEDLKLTQGTSWVFCNGGIEDESPSDIDQWFEEKGASVLDVVSFLCRTDVLPNKRFLVVFLILSTVSDQMDPLVETFVKFYNELKGKEQILCLCENEKAFTSWRDLIEARCKIDISDRCIYELSFPEINGTVLSLFSENRRSRRFLPCGGGSSVLLGSEVEHSLNTLEVLCVNQCEGGNEDKLQTEENFYNGGKVSWSNLYFLEKYGSKSFIKRERFDYIIKTVIPELCSQTKACELFHLMHVPGCGGTTLAMHTLWDLRHSFRCAVLKNCSADFVKVAEQVVKLLMYDHKDQLPRVPVLLMLDDFDDKEKVFELQQLIEKECANKDIRSKTAQVILLNCMRSESPVPTAQSGNTVFLGNNLSDNEQRLFEAKLIEVEKKRKNVETFYDFMFLKKNLKSEYVEGVARNTLKNFDVNQKHAQLLAVLALLGVSRKGSSLPISLCEEFLDLKPKPVCGSVEVEEGFEKFSPLIARCSVHYLKIIHPRLARYCLQELTKTHNVSMAEIPNFLPTTNALYESTEGVDKLLKDVRQILMKRCHSLEEESQSFS from the exons ATG aatttggaggaaggcctgccACCTGATATCAACAATCAAGATAAAcgacaaatgaaagaaaagctgGAAGTCATGGACAACTTACCAGGATCACCATGCAGACCATACCAATTTGGTTATTACCATGACACCCATAGATACATAGAGAACTACATTCTTAATGTCACAGAGTCTGGTCCCTTAGACTTAATTGAACCCTGTCACGAGTTCAAGGCTTTTGTCAATGTAACAGATGAAACTAGAATGGGCAAGTTCAGTTATGAGGTTATTCGCTTTGCTTCTGCCTGCATGAATAGCCGCACCAATGGTACCATCCACTTTGGAATAGGGGACAATCCAGACTTCATCCATGGCCAAGTCCTTGGAGTGGTGGTAAAAGACAAAGAGGCTTTTATACATAAACTTAAAAAAGCCATTGATTATTGTTTTGAGCTTAGATACAAACAGGATGCTCAAAGTTGCATCAGAACTCCCCGATTTGTTGAGGTTCTCAACAAGAATCAGACATCGTCATACAAATGTGTAATTGAAGTGGACATTGTTCCTGAATCTCTTATCTGTGAGGAAAACTTTTACTGCGTTGTAAATTTGGATGAACtaatagacaaaaaaaaaggtaaagaaagAGTCCCTAAAACAAAATCAAGGAAATTGTTTGTCAGAGATGGCGGCAGCAGCCGAAATCTCCTTTCAAAAGTCACATCTGACACACCAATGGTAGTGTACGACAAGTTCAATGCCGGGAGGTCCAAACTGTTTGATCGCCGAAAACAAGCCGAACTTAAAGTGATAAAAAGCAGCACTCAGGGATCTAGACTAAGTTACATGATCACTGGTGGATCTCTCTCTTTAGACAAGTCGCAggtattgtattttaaaaagtatttaataGTAGCAAACAAGTCACATCCAATGCAGCTTAAATCACTTGGATTTCTGACTGAGCTCAATCCAACAGCTGTTTTAGACTTTGACCCAGAATCGGCCACAAATGGTTTACAGAGGCACTTAGCAAAGCAGAGTACTGTATTTGTTAATTTACCTGTAAggtacaaagttaaaaaaaaaggagtccaGGACATTGCTGAAGACTTGAAATTAACACAAGGAACCAGCTGGGTGTTCTGCAATGGAGGTATTGAAGACGAGAGTCCGTCAGACATAGACCAGTGGTTTGAGGAAAAGGGAGCATCTGTTCTGGACGTGGTCTCCTTCTTGTGCCGTACAGATGTGCTTCCAAACAAGAGATTCcttgttgttttcttaattCTGTCAACAGTGAGTGATCAGATGGACCCACTTGTTGAGACCTTTGTTAAATTCTACAATGAGCTTAAAGGCAAAGAGCAAATCCTTTGTttatgtgaaaatgaaaaagcatttACCTCCTGGAGAGACTTAATTGAGGCTCGGTGTAAAATCGACATCTCTGATAGATGCATATATGAGCTGAGTTTTCCTGAGATCAATGGCACTGTCCTCAGTCTTTTCTCTGAAAACCGTAGATCCAGACGTTTCCTGCCCTGTGGTGGGGGAAGCAGTGTGCTATTAGGGAGTGAAGTGGAGCATAGTCTGAATACCTTGGAGGTTCTGTGTGTGAACCAGTGTGAGGGAGGAAATGAGGACAAACTTCAAACAGAGGAGAACTTTTACAATGGGGGAAAAGTATCATGGTCGAATTTGTACTTCTTAGAAAAATATGGATCCAAATCGTTCATTAAACGGGAAAGGTTTGACTACATTATCAAGACAGTCATACCAGAATTGTGCTCCCAGACGAAAGCCTGCGAGTTGTTCCACCTCATGCATGTACCTGGATGTGGTGGGACGACTTTGGCCATGCATACTTTGTGGGATCTCCGTCACAGTTTCCGTTGTGCTGTCCTCAAAAATTGCAGTGCTGATTTTGTTAAAGTAGCTGAACAAGTAGTCAAACTTTTGATGTATGATCACAAGGACCAACTCCCACGGGTCCCTGTTTTGCTAATGCTAGATGACTTTGACGACAAGGAAAAAGTCTTTGAACTCCAGCAGCTCATTGAAAAAGAATGTGCAAATAAAGACATCCGGTCCAAGACTGCACAGGTCATTCTCCTGAACTGTATGAGGTCTGAGTCCCCTGTACCAACTGCACAATCTGGAAACACAGTTTTCCTCGGCAATAATCTCTCTGATAATGAACAGAGACTGTTTGAGGCAAAACTGATTGAAGTAGAAAAAAAACGCAAGAATGTTGAAACATTCTATGACTTCATGTTCTTGAAGAAAAACTTAAAGTCAGAGTATGTTGAAGGTGTGGCCCGCAACACCTTGAAGAACTTTGATGTGAATCAGAAACATGCACAGCTCCTGGCTGTTTTGGCTCTGCTCGGTGTTTCTCGCAAGGGTTCCTctctccccatctctctctgtgaagAATTTCTAGATCTTAAACCCAAACCAGTTTGTGGCTCTGTCGAGGTTGAAGAAGGATTTGAAAAATTTTCCCCTCTGATTGCCAGGTGTTCAGTTCActatttgaaaataattcacccaaGATTAGCCCGGTACTGTCTACAGgaactcacaaaaacacacaatgtgAGCATGGCTGAAATACCTAACTTCCTACCGACCACAAACGCACTCTATGAGAGCACTGAAGGCGTAGACAAACTCCTAAAAGATGTTCGCCAGATTTTGATGAAGAGATGTCATTCTCTAGAGGAGGAATCTCAGTCTTTTTCATGA